From one Ctenopharyngodon idella isolate HZGC_01 chromosome 15, HZGC01, whole genome shotgun sequence genomic stretch:
- the si:ch211-261a10.5 gene encoding potassium channel subfamily K member 13: MQLKTCWFCNLFTFYFLISMVQSDHSGRSGKSCGCIWSHINLDFVKISLLWFVIVFYTLFGAAVFSALERPSELEAHCRWNRQLAEFVQDHQVPLEDLRELLGHYEGAIAAGIRMEPRRPRWDFSGAFYFVATVVSTIGFGMAAPATLNGKIFLIFYGLIGCSTTILFFNLFLERMITLITFLTRSCRKQKQRTKLSKKHIVPHLNTQPKNEDGQEDWKPSVYYVTLILASVALLVNCGASGLYSAMEDWSYPESMYFCFVAFSTMGFGDMVSGQKAHYEARLVYQIANSVMIILGVSCTYSLFSVTAIIIKQMLNWILSKLFSLHCCQSQGCCSVTGLKVKVPANQQIQNTSNHHGSCHMVKASHPSKSKCKCASTAVETVCQCQDTVNSGPTFEHEIRDLEKLPKYYAEKEVFSAVSKNYHLMHHHSVQEDVRTVTPSNLQQQGTNINAKPIL; this comes from the exons ATGCAGTTGAAGACCTGCTGGTTTTGtaatctttttacattttatttcttgaTATCAATGGTTCAGTCAGATCATTCTGGTAGGAGTGGGAAAAGCTGTGGCTGCATTTGGTCTCATATCAACTTAGACTTTGTCAAAATATCCCTGTTATGGTTTGTGATTGTCTTCTACACCTTATTTGGGGCTGCTGTCTTCTCGGCCCTCGAGAGACCTTCAGAGCTGGAGGCACACTGCAGATGGAACAGACAGCTGGCTGAATTTGTTCAGGATCACCAGGTTCCTTTGGAGGACTTGCGTGAGCTGCTGGGACACTATGAGGGGGCCATTGCCGCTGGCATTAGAATGGAACCACGGAGACCTCGATGGGACTTCTCAGGAGCTTTTTACTTTGTGGCAACTGTAGTTAGCACTATTG GTTTTGGGATGGCAGCACCCGCTACCCTCAATGGAAAAATCTTTCTTATCTTCTATGGGCTGATAGGCTGCTCAACCACCATCCTATTCTTCAACCTCTTTCTGGAACGCATGATAACGCTGATTACATTCCTCACACGCAGTTGTCGGAAGCAAAAACAAAGGACAAAGCTGAGTAAAAAACATATTGTCccacatttaaacacacaacCAAAAAATGAAGATGGTCAGGAGGACTGGAAACCTTCAGTTTACTATGTAACCCTCATTTTGGCATCAGTTGCACTTCTTGTGAACTGTGGAGCATCGGGCCTGTACTCGGCTATGGAGGATTGGAGCTACCCAGAGTCTATGTACTTCTGCTTTGTAGCTTTCAGCACCATGGGTTTCGGGGACATGGTGAGCGGACAGAAGGCCCATTATGAAGCACGTTTAGTCTACCAGATAGCCAACTCTGTAATGATCATCCTTGGCGTAAGCTGCACATACTCTCTTTTCAGCGTCACTGCCATCATCATCAAGCAGATGTTGAACTGGATTTTGTCCAAGCTGTTCAGTCTGCATTGCTGTCAGTCTCAGGGCTGCTGCTCCGTCACAGGTCTGAAAGTCAAAGTACCGGCCAATCAGCAGATCCAGAACACAAGCAACCATCACGGCAGCTGTCATATGGTCAAGGCCTCTCACCCTTCCAAGAGCAAGTGTAAGTGTGCCAGCACTGCAGTAGAAACCGTGTGCCAGTGCCAGGACACAGTGAACAGCGGCCCAACCTTTGAACATGAAATCAGAGATTTGGAAAAACTGCCAAAGTATTATGCAGAGAAAGAAGTTTTCAGTGCTGTCAGCAAGAACTATCACCTTATGCATCATCACAGTGTGCAGGAGGATGTGAGAACAGTTACACCGTCAAATCTTCAGCAGCAAGGGACAAACATTAATGCAAAACccatactgtaa
- the calm3a gene encoding calmodulin 3a (phosphorylase kinase, delta) isoform X3, with product MADQLTEEQIAEFKEAFSLFDKDGDGTITTKELGTVMRSLGQNPTEAELQDMINEVDADGNGTIDFPEFLTMMARKMKDTDSEEEIREAFRVFDKDGNGYISAAELRHVMTNLGEKLTDEEVDEMIREADIDGDGQVNYEEFVQMMTAK from the exons ATG GCAGATCAGCTGACCGAGGAACAGATTGCCG AGTTCAAGGAGGCGTTCTCACTCTTCGACAAAGATGGCGATGGCACCATTACCACCAAAGAGTTGGGCACAGTGATGCGCTCATTGGGTCAGAACCCCACTGAGGCTGAGCTCCAGGACATGATCAACGAGGTCGACGCTGATG GCAATGGAACTATAGACTTCCCAGAGTTCCTAACCATGATGGCGAGGAAAATGAAGGACACGGACAGTGAAGAGGAAATACGAGAAGCTTTCAGAGTCTTTGACAAG GATGGAAACGGCTACATCAGTGCAGCCGAGCTCCGTCACGTCATGACCAATCTGGGCGAGAAGTTGACAGATGAGGAAGTGGATGAGATGATCCGAGAGGCAGATATCGATGGAGACGGTCAAGTCAACTATGAAG AGTTTGTCCAGATGATGACTGCAAAGTGA
- the calm3a gene encoding calmodulin 3a (phosphorylase kinase, delta) isoform X1 yields the protein MECQDDLLAKECKEEFKEAFSLFDKDGDGTITTKELGTVMRSLGQNPTEAELQDMINEVDADGNGTIDFPEFLTMMARKMKDTDSEEEIREAFRVFDKDGNGYISAAELRHVMTNLGEKLTDEEVDEMIREADIDGDGQVNYEEFVQMMTAK from the exons ATGGAGTGCCAAGATGACCTACTTGCCAAAGAGTGCAAAGAGG AGTTCAAGGAGGCGTTCTCACTCTTCGACAAAGATGGCGATGGCACCATTACCACCAAAGAGTTGGGCACAGTGATGCGCTCATTGGGTCAGAACCCCACTGAGGCTGAGCTCCAGGACATGATCAACGAGGTCGACGCTGATG GCAATGGAACTATAGACTTCCCAGAGTTCCTAACCATGATGGCGAGGAAAATGAAGGACACGGACAGTGAAGAGGAAATACGAGAAGCTTTCAGAGTCTTTGACAAG GATGGAAACGGCTACATCAGTGCAGCCGAGCTCCGTCACGTCATGACCAATCTGGGCGAGAAGTTGACAGATGAGGAAGTGGATGAGATGATCCGAGAGGCAGATATCGATGGAGACGGTCAAGTCAACTATGAAG AGTTTGTCCAGATGATGACTGCAAAGTGA
- the calm3a gene encoding calmodulin 3a (phosphorylase kinase, delta) isoform X2 — MQADQLTEEQIAEFKEAFSLFDKDGDGTITTKELGTVMRSLGQNPTEAELQDMINEVDADGNGTIDFPEFLTMMARKMKDTDSEEEIREAFRVFDKDGNGYISAAELRHVMTNLGEKLTDEEVDEMIREADIDGDGQVNYEEFVQMMTAK; from the exons aTGCAGGCAGATCAGCTGACCGAGGAACAGATTGCCG AGTTCAAGGAGGCGTTCTCACTCTTCGACAAAGATGGCGATGGCACCATTACCACCAAAGAGTTGGGCACAGTGATGCGCTCATTGGGTCAGAACCCCACTGAGGCTGAGCTCCAGGACATGATCAACGAGGTCGACGCTGATG GCAATGGAACTATAGACTTCCCAGAGTTCCTAACCATGATGGCGAGGAAAATGAAGGACACGGACAGTGAAGAGGAAATACGAGAAGCTTTCAGAGTCTTTGACAAG GATGGAAACGGCTACATCAGTGCAGCCGAGCTCCGTCACGTCATGACCAATCTGGGCGAGAAGTTGACAGATGAGGAAGTGGATGAGATGATCCGAGAGGCAGATATCGATGGAGACGGTCAAGTCAACTATGAAG AGTTTGTCCAGATGATGACTGCAAAGTGA